In the genome of Phlebotomus papatasi isolate M1 chromosome 2, Ppap_2.1, whole genome shotgun sequence, one region contains:
- the LOC129804571 gene encoding resistance to inhibitors of cholinesterase protein 3 isoform X2, with product MAHVAATATPTRYDTPGLGPKKTFFVLVTVVGCIAILWPKVFYPMLMGGGQEKQLMNDYRGSGCCDVVLDSDEFANVSSTLSSMEHPKIFRKNINLFTGEISIRQERPLHMHPDAVHPAMRERGRAIPSTPTVPIIEKSAPSVAPGSPTSHIVDGRPRPMPNLPRPPMGAGAVHQATGQKSTNTMGFVMPLYTIGIVSFFIYTLMKIVMKKSNTSPYPIPPKEDPTFTSKVFSQQEYIGYKRPDNGGSSKLELNGAQRPKTSASSSEKENEQLLEISLLRKKLQETESAMANIIAELGKVSSKKGGNQNSTDVYQQNGQVKPAAEETLANGHVNEVEVPEEDSTKRKKRDLSSERATVKVLGMEMTASCEGGHKWSGRPPTPNFTAQIRPHSPSEDAEEKPEPQSIFLEGALPHESQILVADSAVTEENVETEDEEDGGIVLSSKMTLSLISLDPPEAQDESDDKENQKPDEDVKKEDEPAKQEE from the exons ATGGCTCATGTGGCAGCAACAGCAACACCAACTAGATACGATACGCCAGGTCTCGGTCCAAAGAAGACCTTCTTCGTGCTAGTCACCGTTGTTGGATGCATAGCAATTCTCTGGCCAAAAGTCTTCTATCCCATGCTGATGGGTGGAGGGCAAGAGAAACAACTCATGAATGACTACAGGGGATCAG GATGCTGTGATGTGGTATTAGATTCCGATGAATTTGCAAATGTTTCCTCCACCCTCTCGTCCATGGAGCATcctaaaatttttcgaaagaaCATCAATCTATTCACAGGGGAAATTA GCATCAGGCAGGAACGACCACTGCATATGCATCCTGATGCTGTTCATCCGGCAATGAGGGAACGTGGTAGAGCAATACCCTCAACGCCAACAGTTCCAATTATAGAAAAGAGTGCTCCAAGTGTTGCACCTGGATCCCCAACGAGTCACATTGTGGATGGACGA CCACGTCCAATGCCCAATTTGCCACGACCGCCGATGGGAGCAGGTGCAGTTCATCAAGCTACTGGACAAAAGTCAACTAATACAATGGGCTTTGTCATGCCTCTGTACACCATTGGGATTGTCTCCTTCTTCATTTACACTCTGATGAAG ATTGTCATGAAAAAGTCCAACACATCACCCTATCCAATTCCACCTAAGGAGGATCCAACGTTCACGAGTAAAGTCTTTAGTCAGCAAGAATATATCGGTTACAAAAGGCCAGACAATGGAGGATCTTCCAAATTGG AGCTGAATGGGGCACAACGACCTAAAACCTCAGCTTCCTCGTCGGAAAAGGAGAATGAACAACTCCTGGAGATCAGTTTACTGAGGAAGAAATTGCAGGAAACGGAAAGTGCAATGGCAAATATTATAGCAGAATTGGGAAAAGTATCCTCCAAGAAGGGAGGAAATCAG AATTCAACAGATGTTTATCAGCAGAATGGGCAAGTAAAACCAGCAGCAGAGGAAACACTGGCCAATGGACACGTGAATGAAGTGGAGGTACCTGAGGAGGACTCCACGAAGCGGAAAAAACGCGATCTCAGCAGTGAAAGGGCGACTGTTAAG GTTCTGGGCATGGAAATGACTGCTAGTTGCGAGGGAGGACATAAATGGAGTGGTCGTCCTCCGACACCGAATTTCACTGCACAAATTCGACCACAT TCCCCGTCGGAGGATGCAGAAGAGAAGCCAGAGCCACAGAGTATCTTCCTGGAAGGAGCATTGCCCCATGAATCGCAGATTCTTGTGGCAGATTCAGCTGTAACTGAGGAGAATGTCGAGACGGAAGATGAGGAGGATGGTGGAATCGTTTTGAGCAGCAAAATGACTCTGTCTTTGATAAGTTTGGATCCACCAGAGGCCCAAGATGAGTCTGATGATAAGGAAAATCAGAAGCCAG ATGAGGACGTAAAGAAGGAAGATGAACCAGCAAAACAGGAAGAATAG
- the LOC129804571 gene encoding resistance to inhibitors of cholinesterase protein 3 isoform X8: protein MAHVAATATPTRYDTPGLGPKKTFFVLVTVVGCIAILWPKVFYPMLMGGGQEKQLMNDYRGSGIRQERPLHMHPDAVHPAMRERGRAIPSTPTVPIIEKSAPSVAPGSPTSHIVDGRPRPMPNLPRPPMGAGAVHQATGQKSTNTMGFVMPLYTIGIVSFFIYTLMKIVMKKSNTSPYPIPPKEDPTFTSKVFSQQEYIGYKRPDNGGSSKLELNGAQRPKTSASSSEKENEQLLEISLLRKKLQETESAMANIIAELGKVSSKKGGNQNSTDVYQQNGQVKPAAEETLANGHVNEVEVPEEDSTKRKKRDLSSERATVKVLGMEMTASCEGGHKWSGRPPTPNFTAQIRPHSPSEDAEEKPEPQSIFLEGALPHESQILVADSAVTEENVETEDEEDGGIVLSSKMTLSLISLDPPEAQDESDDKENQKPDEDVKKEDEPAKQEE from the exons ATGGCTCATGTGGCAGCAACAGCAACACCAACTAGATACGATACGCCAGGTCTCGGTCCAAAGAAGACCTTCTTCGTGCTAGTCACCGTTGTTGGATGCATAGCAATTCTCTGGCCAAAAGTCTTCTATCCCATGCTGATGGGTGGAGGGCAAGAGAAACAACTCATGAATGACTACAGGGGATCAG GCATCAGGCAGGAACGACCACTGCATATGCATCCTGATGCTGTTCATCCGGCAATGAGGGAACGTGGTAGAGCAATACCCTCAACGCCAACAGTTCCAATTATAGAAAAGAGTGCTCCAAGTGTTGCACCTGGATCCCCAACGAGTCACATTGTGGATGGACGA CCACGTCCAATGCCCAATTTGCCACGACCGCCGATGGGAGCAGGTGCAGTTCATCAAGCTACTGGACAAAAGTCAACTAATACAATGGGCTTTGTCATGCCTCTGTACACCATTGGGATTGTCTCCTTCTTCATTTACACTCTGATGAAG ATTGTCATGAAAAAGTCCAACACATCACCCTATCCAATTCCACCTAAGGAGGATCCAACGTTCACGAGTAAAGTCTTTAGTCAGCAAGAATATATCGGTTACAAAAGGCCAGACAATGGAGGATCTTCCAAATTGG AGCTGAATGGGGCACAACGACCTAAAACCTCAGCTTCCTCGTCGGAAAAGGAGAATGAACAACTCCTGGAGATCAGTTTACTGAGGAAGAAATTGCAGGAAACGGAAAGTGCAATGGCAAATATTATAGCAGAATTGGGAAAAGTATCCTCCAAGAAGGGAGGAAATCAG AATTCAACAGATGTTTATCAGCAGAATGGGCAAGTAAAACCAGCAGCAGAGGAAACACTGGCCAATGGACACGTGAATGAAGTGGAGGTACCTGAGGAGGACTCCACGAAGCGGAAAAAACGCGATCTCAGCAGTGAAAGGGCGACTGTTAAG GTTCTGGGCATGGAAATGACTGCTAGTTGCGAGGGAGGACATAAATGGAGTGGTCGTCCTCCGACACCGAATTTCACTGCACAAATTCGACCACAT TCCCCGTCGGAGGATGCAGAAGAGAAGCCAGAGCCACAGAGTATCTTCCTGGAAGGAGCATTGCCCCATGAATCGCAGATTCTTGTGGCAGATTCAGCTGTAACTGAGGAGAATGTCGAGACGGAAGATGAGGAGGATGGTGGAATCGTTTTGAGCAGCAAAATGACTCTGTCTTTGATAAGTTTGGATCCACCAGAGGCCCAAGATGAGTCTGATGATAAGGAAAATCAGAAGCCAG ATGAGGACGTAAAGAAGGAAGATGAACCAGCAAAACAGGAAGAATAG
- the LOC129804571 gene encoding resistance to inhibitors of cholinesterase protein 3 isoform X4, with product MAHVAATATPTRYDTPGLGPKKTFFVLVTVVGCIAILWPKVFYPMLMGGGQEKQLMNDYRGSGCCDVVLDSDEFANVSSTLSSMEHPKIFRKNINLFTGEISIRQERPLHMHPDAVHPAMRERGRAIPSTPTVPIIEKSAPSVAPGSPTSHIVDGRPRPMPNLPRPPMGAGAVHQATGQKSTNTMGFVMPLYTIGIVSFFIYTLMKIVMKKSNTSPYPIPPKEDPTFTSKVFSQQEYIGYKRPDNGGSSKLGWKEHEAKLNGAQRPKTSASSSEKENEQLLEISLLRKKLQETESAMANIIAELGKVSSKKGGNQNSTDVYQQNGQVKPAAEETLANGHVNEVEVPEEDSTKRKKRDLSSERATVKSPSEDAEEKPEPQSIFLEGALPHESQILVADSAVTEENVETEDEEDGGIVLSSKMTLSLISLDPPEAQDESDDKENQKPDEDVKKEDEPAKQEE from the exons ATGGCTCATGTGGCAGCAACAGCAACACCAACTAGATACGATACGCCAGGTCTCGGTCCAAAGAAGACCTTCTTCGTGCTAGTCACCGTTGTTGGATGCATAGCAATTCTCTGGCCAAAAGTCTTCTATCCCATGCTGATGGGTGGAGGGCAAGAGAAACAACTCATGAATGACTACAGGGGATCAG GATGCTGTGATGTGGTATTAGATTCCGATGAATTTGCAAATGTTTCCTCCACCCTCTCGTCCATGGAGCATcctaaaatttttcgaaagaaCATCAATCTATTCACAGGGGAAATTA GCATCAGGCAGGAACGACCACTGCATATGCATCCTGATGCTGTTCATCCGGCAATGAGGGAACGTGGTAGAGCAATACCCTCAACGCCAACAGTTCCAATTATAGAAAAGAGTGCTCCAAGTGTTGCACCTGGATCCCCAACGAGTCACATTGTGGATGGACGA CCACGTCCAATGCCCAATTTGCCACGACCGCCGATGGGAGCAGGTGCAGTTCATCAAGCTACTGGACAAAAGTCAACTAATACAATGGGCTTTGTCATGCCTCTGTACACCATTGGGATTGTCTCCTTCTTCATTTACACTCTGATGAAG ATTGTCATGAAAAAGTCCAACACATCACCCTATCCAATTCCACCTAAGGAGGATCCAACGTTCACGAGTAAAGTCTTTAGTCAGCAAGAATATATCGGTTACAAAAGGCCAGACAATGGAGGATCTTCCAAATTGG GATGGAAAGAACACGAAGCAA AGCTGAATGGGGCACAACGACCTAAAACCTCAGCTTCCTCGTCGGAAAAGGAGAATGAACAACTCCTGGAGATCAGTTTACTGAGGAAGAAATTGCAGGAAACGGAAAGTGCAATGGCAAATATTATAGCAGAATTGGGAAAAGTATCCTCCAAGAAGGGAGGAAATCAG AATTCAACAGATGTTTATCAGCAGAATGGGCAAGTAAAACCAGCAGCAGAGGAAACACTGGCCAATGGACACGTGAATGAAGTGGAGGTACCTGAGGAGGACTCCACGAAGCGGAAAAAACGCGATCTCAGCAGTGAAAGGGCGACTGTTAAG TCCCCGTCGGAGGATGCAGAAGAGAAGCCAGAGCCACAGAGTATCTTCCTGGAAGGAGCATTGCCCCATGAATCGCAGATTCTTGTGGCAGATTCAGCTGTAACTGAGGAGAATGTCGAGACGGAAGATGAGGAGGATGGTGGAATCGTTTTGAGCAGCAAAATGACTCTGTCTTTGATAAGTTTGGATCCACCAGAGGCCCAAGATGAGTCTGATGATAAGGAAAATCAGAAGCCAG ATGAGGACGTAAAGAAGGAAGATGAACCAGCAAAACAGGAAGAATAG